In one Scomber japonicus isolate fScoJap1 chromosome 6, fScoJap1.pri, whole genome shotgun sequence genomic region, the following are encoded:
- the rab30 gene encoding ras-related protein Rab-30: MSMEDYDYLFKIVLIGNAGVGKTCLVRRFTQGLFPPGQGATIGVDFMIKTVEIKGEKVKLQIWDTAGQERFRSITQSYYRSANALILTYDITCEDSFRCLPEWLREIEQYANNQVVTILVGNKIDLAEKREVLRQRAEDFADAQSMLYLETSAKESDNVEKLFLDLACELIREAKQNKLDNNDTAPMPGEGKTISYLSCCNLN, from the exons ATGAGTATGGAAGATTATGATTACCTGTTCAAAATAGTTCTGATAGGAAATGCTGGAGTGGGGAAGACATGTCTCGTCCGGCGCTTTACTCAG GGCCTTTTTCCACCTGGACAAGGGGCTACAATTGGAGTAGATTTCATGATTAAAACTGTGGAAATCAAAGGGGAGAAGGTCAAG CTTCAGATATGGGACACAGCTGGACAGGAGAGATTTCGCTCCATTACTCAGAGTTATTACCGTAGTGCCAATGCCCTCATTCTTACGTATGACATTACCTGTGAGGACTCCTTCAGGTGCCTTCCCGAGTGGCTGAGAGAGATTGAGCAGTATGCCAACAACCAAGTGGTGACTATATTAGTCG GTAATAAAATAGATCtggcagagaagagagaggttCTCCGACAGAGGGCTGAAGACTTCGCTGACGCTCAGAGCATGCTCTATCTGGAGACCTCAGCCAAAGAGTCCGACAATGTTGAGAAACTTTTCCTCGATCTGGCCTGCGAACTCATTCGAGAGGCCAAGCAGAACAAGCTGGACAACAATGACACTGCCCCAATGCCCGGTGAGGGTAAAACCATCAGTTACTTGAGCTGCTGCAACCTCAATTAG